Proteins co-encoded in one Bacteroidota bacterium genomic window:
- the hflX gene encoding GTPase HflX has translation MQKKISLRKQLIDTAKQADTAVLVGIIAKQQDEQEVKDYLDELEFLASTAGVITLKRFTQRLDKPDIRTFVGSGKVLEIKKYVDENNVSLLIFDDELSPSQIRNLEKEMGRKILDRTNLILDIFAARAQTAHAQTQVELAQYQYMLPRLAGMWTHLERQRGGIGMRGPGEKEIETDRRIVRDRISLLKEDLIKIDKQMASQRKNRGELIRVALVGYTNVGKSTIMNMLSKSTVFAENKLFATLDTTVRKVVIDNVPFLLSDTVGFIRKLPTHLVESFKSTLDEVREADILLHVVDISHPKFEDQINVVNQTLADIKAHDKPTILVFNKIDAYKFLPKDDDDLTPVTKENLSLDQLKKSWMGKINSQCIFISATNKQNIEEFKTLLYNMVKEMHVKRYPHNNLLY, from the coding sequence ATGCAAAAAAAAATATCCCTGAGGAAGCAGCTGATTGACACTGCAAAACAAGCTGACACCGCTGTATTGGTTGGTATAATTGCAAAACAGCAGGATGAACAGGAAGTGAAAGACTACCTCGATGAGCTTGAATTTTTAGCCAGTACTGCCGGAGTAATTACACTAAAACGATTTACTCAACGCCTTGATAAACCTGACATTCGCACGTTTGTAGGTTCCGGAAAAGTGCTGGAAATAAAAAAATACGTTGACGAAAATAATGTATCGCTGCTCATTTTCGATGATGAGCTGTCTCCCTCCCAGATCCGTAACCTGGAAAAAGAAATGGGAAGAAAAATCCTGGACCGCACCAATCTTATACTTGACATATTCGCCGCCCGTGCTCAAACCGCACACGCTCAAACACAGGTAGAGCTTGCCCAATACCAATATATGCTTCCCCGCTTAGCGGGTATGTGGACCCACCTTGAACGTCAACGCGGCGGTATAGGTATGCGCGGACCGGGTGAAAAAGAAATTGAGACCGACAGACGTATTGTGCGCGACAGAATATCCCTTCTTAAAGAAGATCTTATTAAAATTGACAAGCAAATGGCGTCTCAGCGCAAAAATCGCGGAGAACTTATCCGGGTTGCGCTTGTTGGTTATACCAACGTTGGTAAATCAACTATTATGAATATGCTTAGCAAATCAACTGTATTTGCCGAGAACAAATTATTCGCCACACTTGACACTACAGTGCGCAAAGTGGTTATTGATAATGTTCCTTTTTTACTTTCGGATACTGTTGGTTTTATCCGTAAGCTGCCCACACACCTGGTTGAATCCTTCAAATCGACGCTGGACGAGGTTCGAGAGGCAGATATCTTATTACATGTTGTGGATATATCGCATCCTAAATTTGAAGACCAGATCAACGTTGTTAACCAGACTCTTGCGGATATTAAAGCGCACGACAAACCAACTATACTTGTGTTCAACAAAATTGATGCGTATAAATTTCTTCCAAAAGACGATGATGATTTAACTCCTGTTACCAAAGAAAATCTCAGTTTGGATCAATTGAAAAAAAGCTGGATGGGGAAAATTAATTCTCAATGTATTTTTATTTCAGCAACCAATAAACAAAACATTGAAGAGTTTAAAACTTTACTTTATAACATGGTGAAAGAAATGCATGTTAAACGCTATCCGCATAATAACTTACTGTATTAA
- the ruvA gene encoding Holliday junction branch migration protein RuvA has protein sequence MLNHIEGNLVEKTPTYAVIDCNGLGYLLNISLNTYSKMAASGTCKLYAEEMYVRDDLPKLFGFADMQERQLFRHLVSVSGVGGTSAIMMLSSLSAREIQQAILTGNVTLLKSIKGIGEKTAQRIIVDLKGKLGKSELSSDFMIVAHNNNRDEALSALVNLGFAKNVTEKALDKVINSSSSELNVEDLIKAALKNL, from the coding sequence ATGCTTAATCACATCGAAGGCAACCTCGTCGAAAAAACACCTACGTACGCAGTGATCGATTGCAATGGCCTTGGTTATTTGCTCAACATATCGCTGAACACCTACTCCAAAATGGCCGCCAGCGGTACCTGTAAGCTATATGCCGAAGAAATGTATGTACGTGATGATCTGCCAAAACTGTTTGGCTTCGCCGATATGCAGGAACGGCAGCTATTCCGGCACCTGGTGTCCGTATCCGGAGTCGGAGGAACAAGTGCAATCATGATGCTTTCATCACTATCGGCCCGGGAAATTCAACAAGCCATACTGACCGGAAATGTTACTTTACTGAAAAGCATAAAAGGCATTGGTGAAAAAACAGCTCAACGCATTATTGTTGACCTGAAAGGCAAACTTGGAAAAAGTGAGCTTTCCTCTGATTTTATGATAGTTGCGCACAATAACAACCGCGATGAAGCGTTATCTGCATTAGTGAATCTGGGCTTTGCTAAAAATGTTACAGAAAAAGCCCTTGATAAAGTCATAAACAGCTCATCCTCAGAGCTTAATGTTGAGGATCTGATAAAGGCAGCATTAAAAAATTTATAA
- a CDS encoding cytochrome c has product MYQSIYTTHKIVVLLFLLIYLIKTILLLANKTEQLARFSRLFKVPEMIVSFLFLASGIYMLTQQPEINKLMIFKLIAVFASIPIAIIGFKRSNKALASLAMLLIIGAYGLAEVNKKQKPKSNDTTVVSSIDGKELYSAYCTKCHGEDGKAGLMGATDISLSQLDDAGIIEMITNGKNNMQGFGSHLNPEQIAAVSEYVKTLRK; this is encoded by the coding sequence ATGTACCAATCAATTTACACTACGCACAAAATAGTAGTATTGCTGTTTTTACTTATTTATCTTATAAAAACAATTTTATTGTTAGCCAACAAAACTGAACAACTGGCTAGATTTTCCAGGCTGTTCAAAGTCCCTGAAATGATAGTAAGTTTTTTATTTCTTGCTTCGGGCATATATATGCTCACACAGCAACCTGAAATAAATAAACTGATGATCTTCAAACTCATCGCTGTATTTGCTTCAATCCCGATTGCGATCATTGGCTTTAAACGGTCGAATAAGGCACTCGCCTCTTTAGCAATGCTATTAATAATAGGGGCTTACGGATTAGCTGAAGTGAATAAAAAACAAAAACCAAAAAGCAATGATACAACTGTTGTCTCATCAATCGATGGTAAAGAACTTTATTCTGCTTACTGCACCAAATGTCATGGCGAGGATGGTAAAGCCGGACTGATGGGTGCAACAGACATTTCACTATCACAATTGGACGATGCGGGCATTATCGAAATGATCACAAACGGAAAGAACAATATGCAGGGTTTCGGCAGCCATCTAAACCCCGAACAAATTGCCGCTGTATCTGAATATGTAAAAACGCTCCGTAAATAA